The following proteins are co-located in the Synchiropus splendidus isolate RoL2022-P1 chromosome 14, RoL_Sspl_1.0, whole genome shotgun sequence genome:
- the rag2 gene encoding V(D)J recombination-activating protein 2, producing MSLQPLTPVNCEGLLQPGCSLLQLDGEILLFGQKGWPKRFCPTGIFGVRFKNNELRLRPISFSNDSVYIPPLRCPAVCRFDPYDGLPESYLIHGGRTPNNEISSALYMLTTDSRGCNRKLTLRCKEKVLVGEAPGSRYGHTLSVVQSNGKTACVLFGGRSYMSDKERTTESWNSVVDCPPQVFVFDLEFGSTSAHTLPELADGQAFHLALAREDCVYFLGGHSLNCDSRPPRLFRLCVELLQGRPLLSCETLATGLSISSAVVTRVGPTHKYIILGGYESNSEKRLECSSVSLDDKGIQIQSVESPKWTPDVLHSRTWYGGCAGEVSVLLAVPNEGRSLITDTYNYYLATFENEIEGGNEADTQESSQDLTDNSTPLEDSEELYFGREPHELEDSSDEGEGTYNEEDEEDESQTGYWIKCCLGCKVDQNTWEPFYSTELLRPAMIFCSRGESGHWVHAQCMELSEALLFRLSQDRKKYFCLDHGALPHQEMTPPRVVLPLKRTPMKVKHRKPSVARKICQKAKRSIFKRLFN from the coding sequence ATGAGCCTTCAACCTTTAACTCCAGTCAACTGTGAGGGTCTTCTTCAGCCAGGTtgctctctgctgcagctggatggtGAGATTCTCCTCTTCGGACAGAAGGGTTGGCCGAAGCGATTCTGTCCGACTGGAATATTCGGGGTCCGATTTAAAAACAACGAGCTCAGACTTAGGCCAATCTCTTTCTCCAATGACTCAGTCTATATCCCTCCTCTCCGTTGCCCTGCTGTCTGCCGCTTCGACCCCTACGATGGCCTCCCGGAAAGCTACCTCATCCATGGCGGACGCACCCCAAATAATGAGATCTCCTCGGCGCTGTATATGCTCACCACAGACAGTCGAGGGTGCAATCGCAAGCTGACCTTACGGTGTAAAGAAAAAGTGCTTGTAGGTGAAGCGCCCGGCAGCCGCTACGGTCACACGCTGAGTGTAGTTCAAAGCAACGGTAAGACCGCCTGTGTGTTATTTGGCGGCCGCTCCTACATGTCTGACAAAGAGAGGACAACAGAAAGCTGGAACAGCGTCGTCGACTGTCCCCCtcaggtgtttgtgtttgacctCGAGTTTGGCTCCACATCTGCTCACACTTTACCTGAGCTCGCTGATGGTCAGGCCTTCCACCTGGCTCTGGCCAGAGAGGACTGTGTTTACTTCCTCGGAGGTCACTCACTCAACTGTGACTCTCGCCCGCCTCGACTCTTTCGCCTCTGCGTGGAGCTGTTGCAGGGGAGACCTTTGCTCTCCTGCGAGACATTAGCCACTGGTTTATCCATCTCCAGTGCTGTGGTCACCCGAGTAGGCCCCACCCACAAATACATTATATTAGGAGGGTACGAGTCCAATTCTGAGAAGAGATTGGAGTGTAGTTCTGTGAGTCTCGATGACAAAGGGATTCAGATTCAGTCAGTAGAATCACCAAAGTGGACCCCAGACGTCCTGCACAGCCGGACGTGGTACGGTGGCTGTGCGGGGGAAGTAAGTGTCCTTCTGGCTGTCCCCAATGAAGGACGATCATTAATAACAGATACATATAACTACTACCTGGCAACATTTGAGAATGAAATAGAGGGtggaaatgaagctgatactcAGGAGTCCAGCCAGGACCTGACAGACAACTCGACTCCTCTGGAAGATTCCGAAGAGCTCTACTTTGGTCGGGAGCCTCACGAACTGGAGGACAGCAGCGATGAAGGCGAAGGGACCTACAacgaggaggatgaggaggacgaaTCCCAGACTGGGTACTGGATCAAATGTTGTTTGGGCTGCAAGGTCGATCAGAACACGTGGGAGCCCTTCTATTCCACCGAGCTCCTCCGACCTGCCATGATCTTCTGCTCCAGAGGGGAATCAGGACATTGGGTTCACGCTCAGTGCATGGAGCTCTCAGAGGCCCTGCTGTTCCGACTCTCCCAGGACAGGAAGAAGTACTTCTGTCTGGATCACGGCGCGCTGCCCCACCAAGAGATGACCCCACCGCGAGTGGTCTTGCCCTTGAAACGCACAccaatgaaagtgaaacacagAAAACCATCGGTAGCTCGTAAGATATGTCAGAAAGCCAAACGGAGCATTTTCAAAAGACTTTTTAACTGA
- the rag1 gene encoding V(D)J recombination-activating protein 1, translating to MDESMETDGPRSSMPPELQHPHSKFSQWKFKLFRVRSMEKAPLPSEAQLGAAKLSAVMPPAAPITDSDNSAGPCSATKLSLGGKSKENDGPGQRVDMKLQEMETHMSHLRGLCRLCGKSLTKIKGLPHNVHADLDVPCKMALRRMGCKFTSWPQIILKVFKVDVRKDTESVHPPFFCSCCRMVVIRGGGFCSFTKTRVPTWRPHNPHCLLCFPKKQEFQKARTKKRRAVTKLNPLPKKVKLDISSNVIKSHGILVPFGHRHSPVLSAWKSARIQREHWARSVTQCQDDHLGKELLAEKLPNDFLASLTCLVCDHLLSDPVQSPCGHLFCRSCFKKYSKVVGDNCPACNQACDPDDLTLPAKSFLLALNSLPLLCPKGDCGRQVRLDSFKAHWQNHEDLKNEANEMPSVNNKYLLVNKGGRPRQHLLSLTRRAQKHRLKDLKNQVKSFAEKEEGGDLRSVCLTLFLLSLRSWNEHRLADEIEAMMQGKGFGLHPAVCLAIRVNTFLSCSQYHKMYRTVKATTGRQIFQPLHTLRAAEKELIPGFHQFEWQPSLKNVSAECSVGIINGLSGWTSSVDESPADTITRRFRYDVALVSALKDMEDEILEGLRESGIEDSACSAGFSVLIKESCDGMGDVSEKHGGGPAVPEKAVRFSFTVMCISVLKDNDEKEVAIFTEPRPNSELSCKPLCLMFVDESDHETLTAVLGPIVAERNAMKESRLILSIGGLQRSFRFHFRGTGYDEKMVREMEGLESSGSAYICTLCDSSRAEASKNMVLHSITRSHSENLERYEIWRTNPFSESVEELRDRVKGVSAKPFMETQSTLDALHCDIGNATEFYKIFQDEIGEVFKVDNPSREERRSWRAALDKELRRKMKLKPVMRMNGNYARRLMTLETVEVVCNLVPSEERREALRELMRLYLQMKPVWRATCPAKECPDQLCRYSFNSQRFADLLATTFKYRYNGKITNYLHKTLAHVPEIIERDGSIGAWASEGNESANKLFRRFRKMNARQSKAFELEDVLKHHWLYTSKYLQRFMEAHKDSAKTLTTAFEQVEVQESEDVSMEVTDM from the exons ATGGACGAGAGCATGGAGACAGATGGACCCAGATCATCCATGCCACCTGAGCTTCAACATCCTCACTCCAAGTTCTCTCAGTGGAAGTTCAAGCTTTTTAGGGTTAGGTCAATGGAGAAGGCGCCGTTGCCCAGCGAAGCGCAGCTTGGGGCCGCAAAGTTGTCGGCGGTCATGCCTCCTGCCGCTCCAATTACAGACTCAGACAACAGTGCGGGACCATGCAGTGCTACAAAACTGAGTCTTGGGGGCAAAAGCAAGGAGAATGATGGTCCGGGACAGAGGGTGGATATGAAGCTGCAGGAAATGGAGACCCACATGAGCCATCTCAG GGGTCTGTGCCGCCTTTGTGGGAAAAgcttgacaaaaataaaaggtcTACCTCACAACGTTCACGCCGACCTGGACGTGCCATGCAAAATGGCGCTTCGTAGAATGGGCTGCAAGTTCACGAGCTGGCCCCAGATCATTCTTAAAGTCTTCAAAGTAGATGTGAGAAAGGACACAGAGTCTGTCCATCCTCCAttcttctgcagctgctgtcgcATGGTGGTGATCCGAGGCGGGGGATTTTGCAGCTTTACCAAAACCAGAGTCCCTACCTGGAGACCCCACAATCCCCACTGCCTGCTTTGCTTTCCCAAGAAACAAGAGTTTCAGAAGGCAAGGACAAAGAAGAGACGGGCCGTGACGAAACTGAATCCTCTGCCTAAAAAGGTGAAGCTGGATATCAGCAGCAATGTCATCAAGAGCCACGGAATCCTGGTCCCTTTTGGGCATCGTCACAGTCCTGTTCTCAGTGCCTGGAAGAGTGCCCGGATCCAAAGAGAGCACTGGGCAAGAAGCGTCACCCAGTGCCAAGATGACCACCTGGGAAAGGAGCTCCTCGCAGAGAAACTTCCTAATGACTTTCTAGCTTCCCTCACCTGCCTAGTTTGTGACCACCTGCTCTCTGACCCAGTTCAGTCTCCCTGTGGGCACCTTTTCTGCCGcagctgttttaaaaaatacagcaaAGTTGTGGGAGATAACTGCCCCGCCTGCAACCAGGCCTGCGACCCAGATGACCTCACCCTTCCGGCTAAAAGCTTCCTCTTAGCGCTAAATTCTCTCCCCCTGCTGTGTCCTAAAGGTGACTGTGGCCGCCAAGTTCGGCTCGATTCATTTAAAGCCCATTGGCAGAACCACGAGGACCTAAAAAATGAAGCCAACGAAATGCCTTCGGTGAACAACAAGTACCTGCTGGTCAATAAAGGTGGGAGACCTCGGCAGCATCTGCTATCGCTCACTCGTCGCGCCCAGAAGCATCGACTGAAAGATCTGAAGAACCAGGTGAAGTCCTTCGCAGAGAAAGAAGAGGGCGGCGACCTGAGGTCCGTGTGTCTGACGCTCTTCCTGCTCTCGCTGAGATCCTGGAATGAACATCGGCTGGCAGATGAGATTGAGGCCATGATGCAAG GCAAAGGATTTGGGTTGCATCCCGCGGTGTGTTTGGCCATTCGGGTCAACACGTTCTTGAGCTGCAGCCAGTATCACAAAATGTATCGCACCGTCAAAGCCACCACTGGCCGCCAGATCTTTCAGCCCCTGCACACCCTCAGAGCAGCCGAGAAGGAGCTTATCCCGGGATTCCACCAGTTTGAATGGCAGCCGTCGCTTAAAAACGTCTCCGCGGAGTGCAGCGTCGGCATCATTAATGGACTCTCAGGATGGACTTCCTCCGTGGATGAATCTCCAGCTGACACCATCACTCGGCGTTTTCGCTATGATGTTGCCCTGGTGTCAGCGCTAAAGGATATGGAGGACGAGATCTTAGAGGGGCTGAGGGAGAGTGGAATTGAAGACAGTGCTTGCTCGGCCGGCTTCAGTGTTCTGATAAAAGAATCTTGTGACGGCATGGGAGATGTGAGCGAAAAGCACGGTGGCGGACCAGCCGTGCCCGAGAAGGCCGTGCGTTTCTCCTTCACTGTGATGTGCATTTCTGTGTTGAAAGACAATGACGAGAAAGAGGTGGCCATTTTCACAGAACCCAGGCCCAACTCAGAACTGTCCTGCAAGCCCCTTTGTTTGATGTTTGTCGATGAATCGGACCATGAGACGCTCACCGCCGTGCTGGGGCCAATCGTTGCTGAGCGTAACGCAATGAAGGAAAGCCGGCTCATCCTATCCATCGGAGGCCTTCAGCGCTCCTTCCGcttccacttcagaggaacaggATATGATGAGAAAATGGTGAGAGAGATGGAAGGCCTGGAATCCTCCGGCTCCGCCTATATTTGCACTCTGTGCGACTCCAGTCGTGCGGAAGCCTCTAAAAACATGGTTCTACACTCCATCACCCGAAGCCACAGCGAGAACCTGGAGCGTTATGAAATATGGAGAACCAATCCGTTTTCTGAGTCGGTGGAGGAGCTCCGAGACAGAGTCAAGGGGGTGTCTGCTAAACCCTTCATGGAGACTCAGTCCACACTGGATGCCTTGCACTGTGACATTGGCAATGCCACAGAGTTCTACAAAATATTCCAGGATGAAATCGGAGAGGTTTTTAAAGTGGACAATCCCAGCCGGGAGGAACGGCGCAGCTGGAGGGCGGCACTGGACAAAGagttgaggaggaagatgaagctgAAACCTGTGATGAGAATGAACGGGAACTACGCCCGAAGGCTAATGACTCTGGAGACAGTGGAGGTTGTGTGCAACCTGGTGCCCTCAGAAGAGCGGAGGGAGGCCCTGAGGGAGCTCATGCGGCTGTATCTCCAGATGAAGCCAGTGTGGCGGGCAACCTGCCCAGCCAAAGAATGCCCGGACCAGCTGTGCCGCTACAGCTTCAACTCACAGCGCTTTGCTGACCTCCTCGCCACCACCTTCAAATATAGGTACAACGGCAAGATCACCAATTACCTCCACAAAACCCTGGCTCACGTCCCCGAGATTATCGAGAGAGACGGCTCCATCGGAGCCTGGGCGAGCGAGGGGAACGAGTCGGCAAACAAATTGTTCCGACGTTTCCGGAAGATGAACGCGCGACAGTCCAAAGCGTTTGAACTAGAGGACGTGCTGAAACATCACTGGCTGTACACGTCAAAGTACCTTCAGAGGTTCATGGAGGCCCACAAGGACTCGGCCAAAACTCTGACAACAGCGTTTGAGCAAGTTGAAGTACAGGAGAGCGAAGATGTGTCTATGGAGGTTACAGACATGTGA